The sequence CACAGGGAGGCGGTATTTCAGTGAAAAGAGCATAGCCTCGGCCACGTGCACCTCGAGTCGGATCTCTTCGGCCGCACCGTCGACGACCCGCACCGAGGCGGTGAAGATGCCGTCGCGCAGGCTCTCGACGTAGATGCCGACTACCGTCATGCCGAGATGCTCGATCAGTGCAGTGAAGACGTCCCGTCGGGCGGTGCGGGCGCTCATCTCCCGCCCCACGAATTGCGCGGCGAAGGAAACGGACTCAGAGGCGTTGATCCAGACCGGCACGGCCAGTTTTTCCTCGGGATCCTTCAGGATGATCACCGGCA is a genomic window of Geomonas ferrireducens containing:
- a CDS encoding bifunctional nuclease domain-containing protein, which translates into the protein MPEKGEKEPMYVEMKVFGFAMDAIAQMPVIILKDPEEKLAVPVWINASESVSFAAQFVGREMSARTARRDVFTALIEHLGMTVVGIYVESLRDGIFTASVRVVDGAAEEIRLEVHVAEAMLFSLKYRLPVWVSDEVLGQASKLDMNEEGFVRENNARRFVDFLDHMDPAAMGKYPM